A portion of the Macaca mulatta isolate MMU2019108-1 chromosome 2, T2T-MMU8v2.0, whole genome shotgun sequence genome contains these proteins:
- the C2H3orf85 gene encoding uncharacterized protein C3orf85 homolog → MAYKMLQVALCSTLLIGALGAPFLLEDPANQFLRLKRHVNLQDYWDPDHSSDVWGNTLANQARETWIALKTTAQYYLDVNTFTFDTSIAQ, encoded by the exons ATGGCCTATAAAATGCTTCAAGTAGCCCTGTGTTCAACATTGCTTATCG GAGCATTGGGAGCGCCATTTTTGTTGGAGGACCCAGCAAACCAGTTCCTACGTCTCAAAAGACATGTAAATTTGCAGGATTACTGGGACCCAGATCACAGTTCAGATGTGTGGGGAAACACACTGGCTAATCAG GCTCGTGAAACGTGGATTGCTTTGAAAACAACAGCACAGTATTATTTGGATGTGAATACCTTCACCTTTGACACGTCTATTGCCCAGTAA